From Carassius auratus strain Wakin chromosome 22, ASM336829v1, whole genome shotgun sequence, a single genomic window includes:
- the LOC113039990 gene encoding beta-1,3-galactosyltransferase 2-like, translating into MATKNIWQSLAQDCGLFKRHMKKTFILLLTLAFLLSAVAYVFETTTFSQTWLNKVMNRTHYKVIKSTSADRNQKDLLAPLPNQYIQPRGTIYHHVAHPSNYHFILDEPDKCKQDPFLVLMVPVAPHQLEARNSIRSTWGTESSVQGKAVLTLFMVGLTGGAEAQHQLEEESRQHRDLLQSNFVDSYFNLTIKTMVIMDWLATHCPQAAYAMKVDSDMYINLENLMSLLLSPNTPRQNYITGHLMRNEVVVRNKNSKWYVAVELYPEPTYPTYLLGMGYVFSNDLPKKLVQASKKVKPFNIEDAYVGACLKQLGVAPSSPPNPSQFKLFLGQDNQEDFLRVITTILSSPQQLIKIWKDLKGLT; encoded by the coding sequence TTTGGCTCAAGATTGTGGTCTATTTAAGCGTCACATGAAAAAGACATTTATTCTGCTGCTTACATTAGCATTTTTATTGTCTGCTGTTGCTTATGTCTTTGAGACAACTACATTCTCTCAAACCTGGTTGAATAAAGTCATGAATCGGACTCATTATAAGGTAATTAAAAGCACTTCGGCTGATCGTAATCAAAAGGATTTATTAGCACCTTTGCCCAATCAGTATATCCAACCAAGAGGAACTATCTATCATCATGTGGCTCATCCAAGCAACTATCATTTCATCTTGGATGAACCTGATAAATGTAAGCAGGATCCGTTCTTGGTCTTGATGGTCCCTGTGGCCCCCCATCAGCTGGAGGCTCGTAACTCCATCCGCAGCACATGGGGGACTGAGAGCTCAGTGCAGGGAAAAGCAGTGCTGACTCTGTTCATGGTGGGTTTGACTGGAGGAGCTGAAGCTCAACATCAGCTGGAGGAAGAGAGTCGGCAACACAGAGATTTACTGCAGAGCAACTTCGTGGACTCCTACTTCAATCTGACCATAAAGACCATGGTGATCATGGACTGGCTGGCCACCCATTGCCCTCAAGCAGCTTATGCTATGAAGGTTGATTCTGATATGTACATAAACCTGGAGAACCTGATGAGCCTCTTATTGTCACCCAACACACCCAGACAGAACTACATCACAGGTCATTTGATGAGGAACGAGGTTGTTGTCCGAAACAAAAACTCCAAATGGTATGTGGCAGTGGAATTGTACCCTGAACCGACATACCCCACATACCTACTGGGAATGGGCTATGTTTTCTCCAATGACCTGCCAAAAAAATTAGTTCAGGCTTCCAAGAAAGTAAAGCCCTTTAACATAGAAGATGCATATGTGGGCGCTTGTCTGAAACAGTTGGGCGTTGCACCCTCATCTCCCCCAAACCCTTCACAATTTAAACTCTTTCTGGGACAAGATAATCAAGAAGATTTTCTCAGAGTTATCACGACAATCCTGAGTTCCCCACAGCAGCTAATAAAGATTTGGAAGGACTTAAAGGGGCTCACATAA